From a region of the Cucumis sativus cultivar 9930 chromosome 6, Cucumber_9930_V3, whole genome shotgun sequence genome:
- the LOC105435991 gene encoding probable carbohydrate esterase At4g34215 yields the protein MAGRGGVENNNKGNLMWDGLVPPECQSEPSILRLNPDRQWEIAREPLHLGIDINRTPGIGPGMPFAHELLAKVGPNAGAVGLVPCARGGTLIGQWVKNPSNPSATFYQNFIERIKASDKDGGVVRALFWFQGESDAAMNDTAIRYKDNLKKFFTDIRNDIKPRFLPIIVVKIALYDFMMQHDTHNLPAVREAQDAVSKELPDVVAIDSLELPINLTTNEGFNLDHGHFNTTTEITLGKWLANTYLSHYGHLL from the coding sequence ATGGCTGGTCGAGGTGGCGTTGAGAACAATAATAAAGGAAACCTCATGTGGGATGGGTTGGTTCCACCAGAATGTCAATCTGAACCATCCATCCTACGATTGAACCCTGATCGCCAATGGGAGATAGCACGAGAGCCTCTCCATTTGGGAATTGACATTAACAGGACACCTGGAATTGGTCCCGGTATGCCATTTGCTCACGAACTGCTAGCCAAAGTTGGACCAAATGCTGGCGCTGTGGGTTTAGTTCCATGTGCCAGAGGTGGCACTTTAATTGGACAATGGGTTAAAAATCCTAGCAATCCTAGTGCAACCTTTTACCAAAACTTTATTGAACGAATCAAAGCTTCAGATAAGGATGGTGGGGTTGTGCGTGCTCTTTTCTGGTTCCAAGGAGAAAGCGATGCAGCTATGAATGACACTGCTATTAGATACAAAGACAACCTAAAGAAATTCTTCACTGACATTCGCAATGACATAAAACCTAGATTTTTACCCATCATTGTTGTTAAAATAGCCCTGTACGACTTTATGATGCAACATGATACTCATAACTTGCCAGCAGTGAGGGAAGCACAAGATGCAGTCAGCAAGGAGCTCCCTGATGTGGTGGCCATTGATTCCTTGGAATTACCTATAAACCTTACAACAAATGAAGGCTTCAACCTAGATCATGGTCATTTTAACACCACAACAGAAATTACTTTGGGAAAATGGTTGGCTAATACCTACCTCTCCCACTATGGTCATTTactctaa